In Geopsychrobacter electrodiphilus DSM 16401, a single window of DNA contains:
- a CDS encoding HD domain-containing phosphohydrolase, producing MDSAALYNSRIIDTYLKLLAARYPHVDTKEILRHAGMESYEVADQGHWFTQNQVDLFHEKCVQLTGNEHIAREAGRFAATLGTLGTMRHYILSMSGPLRAFALIGGSTQKFVRSSDYSSRKIGNTKVEITVIPRPESKEKPFQCDNRIGFFEAIINIFNLHNHQIEHPECIFKGGKKCRYIISWSQNRITIIRRLRDATVLLGVITTATSFFLDPLTAVRVVLPGSTVAGLLSAWFFEYIRSAEREKGMAQLWDISNQLTEQIDHNYRNTQLAAEVGDVVVNQTSIKDVIESVVHVLQNKLDYDRGLFLLADEKEAQLEICGAYGYNEQHHDILTNISFKLNNPNSLGMFVVSYREQKPFLINDVTEIMESLSPRSRQFMQTLGTQSFICVPIVFKGKSIGVLAVDNLKTKRPLVVSDINLLMGITPAIAVSIQNARLLEARAAQFESTLLVLAGSIDARDFLTAGHSEQVAEYANGIAEELGLNEEECRVIRLAALLHDYGKIGIEDSILKKSGPLTEKEHAIIRTHPTKTRRILEKVAFEGPYQEIPEMCESHHEKWDGTGYPNALKGKEIPLGARIIAVADFYEAITAERHYRDPMSRTEALKVFRSEIGKHFQPKIAEAFLRCLKRGTVRLPFRKNGAEQTKINFREKPHHHRIAYRSDISAKAGQRVITGTSVNISAGGMYINSPQAIRLAPENEIQITFTLPGKNELVQLLGTVAWINIYPQPNPQLPEGFGVKFGNIDPKTHKIIQKYIATRLDSARRTSP from the coding sequence ATGGACTCCGCAGCGCTCTATAACAGCCGCATCATTGATACCTACCTGAAGCTTTTGGCTGCGCGATATCCGCATGTCGACACCAAAGAAATCTTGCGCCATGCAGGCATGGAATCCTATGAGGTTGCAGACCAGGGGCACTGGTTCACTCAAAACCAAGTTGACCTGTTCCACGAGAAATGTGTCCAGTTAACCGGCAATGAACATATCGCACGAGAAGCGGGTCGTTTTGCGGCAACTCTTGGGACTCTGGGAACAATGCGGCATTACATCTTGAGCATGTCTGGCCCGCTCAGAGCCTTTGCTCTTATCGGTGGTTCGACTCAGAAATTCGTGCGCTCCAGTGATTATTCCTCGCGCAAAATAGGCAACACGAAAGTTGAAATTACCGTCATTCCCCGCCCGGAGAGCAAAGAAAAACCTTTCCAGTGTGACAATAGGATCGGTTTCTTTGAGGCCATCATCAATATTTTCAATCTTCATAATCATCAAATTGAGCACCCAGAATGCATTTTTAAGGGAGGTAAAAAGTGTCGTTATATAATCTCCTGGAGCCAAAATCGTATCACAATCATCAGGAGGTTACGCGACGCGACCGTCCTGCTCGGAGTCATCACAACGGCAACATCCTTTTTTCTCGACCCATTGACCGCTGTAAGGGTCGTGCTACCAGGCAGCACGGTTGCAGGGTTACTTTCTGCCTGGTTTTTTGAATATATCAGGTCAGCTGAAAGGGAAAAAGGGATGGCCCAACTTTGGGACATCTCTAACCAGTTGACCGAACAGATCGACCACAACTATCGCAACACACAGCTGGCCGCTGAAGTTGGCGATGTTGTTGTTAATCAAACCAGCATCAAGGATGTTATCGAATCGGTCGTCCATGTTTTACAAAACAAACTGGATTACGACCGCGGGTTGTTTTTGTTGGCCGACGAAAAAGAGGCGCAACTTGAAATTTGCGGTGCCTATGGATACAACGAACAGCATCATGACATCCTTACCAACATATCTTTTAAACTCAATAATCCAAACAGTCTGGGGATGTTCGTTGTATCCTATCGCGAGCAAAAACCGTTTCTGATTAATGATGTCACAGAGATTATGGAGTCTCTTTCACCAAGATCCCGCCAGTTTATGCAAACCCTTGGTACCCAAAGTTTCATCTGCGTACCGATAGTTTTTAAAGGAAAGTCAATCGGAGTTTTGGCCGTCGATAACCTGAAAACCAAGAGACCCCTGGTGGTGTCCGACATTAACCTGCTAATGGGGATTACCCCGGCAATCGCCGTCAGCATCCAGAATGCTCGACTGCTTGAGGCTCGAGCGGCACAATTTGAATCAACACTTCTTGTGCTGGCTGGATCGATTGACGCCCGTGATTTTCTAACGGCCGGTCATTCAGAGCAGGTCGCTGAATACGCGAACGGGATAGCAGAAGAGCTGGGGTTAAATGAAGAGGAGTGTCGGGTTATTCGTCTGGCAGCATTGCTCCACGACTACGGCAAAATCGGTATCGAAGATTCAATCCTGAAGAAGTCTGGACCACTTACAGAAAAAGAGCATGCAATCATCAGAACCCACCCGACGAAAACCCGACGGATCCTTGAGAAGGTCGCCTTTGAGGGGCCTTATCAAGAAATCCCTGAGATGTGCGAATCTCATCATGAAAAATGGGACGGGACGGGCTATCCGAATGCGCTCAAGGGGAAGGAGATTCCACTGGGAGCCCGGATTATCGCGGTGGCCGATTTCTATGAAGCCATTACCGCAGAACGGCATTACCGTGATCCAATGTCCAGGACAGAAGCATTAAAGGTCTTTCGGTCCGAGATTGGAAAGCACTTCCAACCTAAAATTGCGGAGGCCTTCTTACGCTGCCTTAAGCGCGGGACAGTTCGCCTGCCGTTTAGAAAAAATGGTGCCGAACAGACAAAAATTAATTTCAGAGAGAAGCCTCATCATCACCGAATCGCTTACCGTTCTGATATTTCGGCCAAAGCTGGACAGAGAGTCATAACCGGAACTAGTGTTAATATCAGCGCGGGGGGGATGTATATCAACAGTCCTCAAGCGATCAGGCTAGCCCCTGAAAATGAGATTCAAATCACCTTCACCCTGCCGGGTAAAAATGAACTTGTTCAACTTCTGGGAACGGTTGCCTGGATTAACATTTACCCCCAACCCAATCCGCAACTGCCTGAAGGATTTGGAGTCAAATTTGGCAATATCGATCCAAAAACCCATAAAATAATACAAAAATATATCGCAACACGTCTGGATTCGGCCCGTCGGACGTCACCCTGA